The following proteins are encoded in a genomic region of Streptomyces gobiensis:
- a CDS encoding NADH-quinone oxidoreductase subunit D gives MSTSHASARETSPRKTTEGTVYTVSGGDWDELAETAAKRDDEKIIVNMGPQHPSTHGVLRLILEIDGETVTEARCGIGYLHTGIEKNLEYRNWTQGTTFVTRMDYLTPFYNEAAYCLAVERLLGIEDQIPDRATVLRVLLMELNRLSSHLVAIASGGMELGATTIMIYGFRDRELVLDVFELITGLRMNHAFIRPGGLAQDLPPGAIDQMREFVKKMRKNLPEYDKLATGNPVFKARLQDVGYLDLAGCMALGATGPVLRSAGLPHDLRKAQPYCGYETYDFEVPTADTCDSYGRFLIRLEEMHQSLRIVEQCLDRLEPGPVMVEDKKIAWPAQLALGPDGLGNSLDHIRHIMGTSMEALIHHFKLVTEGFRVPPGQAYVAVEAPRGELGAHVVSDGGTRPYRVHFRDPSFTNLQSMAALCEGGMVADVIVAVASIDPVMGGVDR, from the coding sequence ATGAGCACCTCGCACGCGTCCGCACGCGAGACGTCCCCACGAAAGACAACAGAAGGAACCGTCTACACCGTCAGCGGCGGTGACTGGGACGAGCTCGCGGAAACGGCGGCCAAGCGCGACGACGAGAAAATCATCGTCAATATGGGTCCGCAGCACCCGTCCACCCATGGAGTGCTCCGGCTCATCCTGGAGATCGACGGAGAGACCGTCACCGAGGCCCGCTGCGGCATCGGCTACCTGCACACCGGCATCGAGAAGAACCTCGAGTACCGGAACTGGACGCAGGGCACCACCTTTGTGACGCGCATGGACTATCTGACGCCGTTCTACAACGAGGCGGCGTACTGCCTGGCCGTGGAGCGGCTGCTGGGCATCGAGGACCAGATCCCCGACCGGGCCACCGTGCTGCGCGTCCTGCTGATGGAGCTGAACCGTCTCTCTTCCCACCTGGTGGCCATCGCCAGCGGCGGAATGGAGCTGGGCGCCACCACGATCATGATCTACGGCTTCCGGGACCGCGAACTCGTTCTGGATGTCTTTGAACTGATCACCGGGCTGCGCATGAACCACGCGTTCATCCGCCCCGGCGGCCTGGCCCAGGATCTGCCGCCCGGGGCGATTGACCAGATGCGCGAGTTCGTCAAGAAGATGCGCAAGAACCTTCCCGAATACGACAAGCTCGCCACCGGCAACCCGGTGTTCAAGGCCCGCCTCCAGGATGTCGGCTATCTCGACCTCGCGGGCTGTATGGCGCTGGGCGCCACCGGACCGGTTCTGCGCTCCGCCGGGCTGCCGCACGATCTGCGCAAGGCGCAGCCGTACTGCGGCTATGAGACCTATGACTTCGAGGTGCCGACCGCTGACACCTGCGACTCCTACGGCCGCTTCCTCATCCGTCTTGAGGAGATGCACCAGTCGCTGCGGATCGTCGAACAGTGCCTGGACCGGCTGGAGCCGGGCCCGGTGATGGTCGAGGACAAGAAGATCGCCTGGCCCGCGCAGCTCGCGCTCGGCCCGGACGGTCTGGGCAACTCGCTCGACCACATCAGGCACATCATGGGCACCTCGATGGAGGCGCTGATCCACCACTTCAAGCTGGTGACCGAGGGCTTCAGGGTTCCGCCGGGACAGGCCTATGTGGCCGTCGAGGCACCCCGCGGCGAGCTGGGGGCGCATGTCGTCAGCGATGGCGGCACCCGCCCCTACCGGGTGCACTTCCGTGACCCCTCCTTCACCAACCTTCAGTCCATGGCGGCGTTGTGCGAGGGCGGCATGGTCGCCGATGTCATCGTCGCCGTCGCGTCCATCGACCCCGTGATGGGAGGTGTCGACCGGTGA
- the nuoE gene encoding NADH-quinone oxidoreductase subunit NuoE — translation MPELPAPDYPAEVRARLEADGKEIIGRYPDSRSALLPLLHLVQAEEGHVTRTGVRFCAELLELTTAEVTAVATFYTMYRRKPSGDYQVGVCTNTLCAVLGGDAIFQALQEHLGVGNTETTDDGKVTLEHIECNAACDFAPVVMVNWEFFDNQTVESAKRLVDDLRAGREVAPTRGAPLCTFQETARVLAGFPDERPGVTEATGSAGPASLIGLRLAKGETGPGRIVSPRTAGYPAEEPPPEHPSSHDSRPSPDHHPSTSPSGTQPTLPSSASDPQHPAGPVSEEGE, via the coding sequence ATGCCGGAGCTGCCCGCCCCCGACTATCCGGCCGAGGTACGGGCCCGGCTTGAAGCCGATGGCAAGGAGATCATCGGCCGCTACCCCGACAGCCGTTCCGCGCTGCTGCCGCTGCTGCATCTGGTGCAGGCCGAGGAAGGCCATGTCACCCGTACCGGCGTGCGCTTCTGCGCCGAGCTGCTGGAGCTGACCACCGCCGAGGTCACCGCGGTCGCCACCTTCTACACGATGTACCGGCGTAAGCCCAGCGGCGATTACCAGGTCGGGGTCTGCACCAACACCCTGTGCGCGGTGCTGGGCGGCGACGCCATCTTCCAGGCGCTCCAGGAACATCTCGGTGTCGGCAACACCGAGACCACGGACGACGGCAAGGTCACCCTCGAACACATCGAGTGCAACGCGGCCTGCGACTTCGCCCCGGTGGTGATGGTCAACTGGGAGTTCTTCGACAACCAGACCGTCGAATCCGCCAAGCGGCTCGTCGATGATCTGCGGGCCGGGCGCGAGGTCGCCCCGACCCGCGGCGCCCCGCTGTGCACCTTCCAGGAGACCGCCCGCGTCCTCGCCGGATTCCCCGACGAGCGCCCGGGCGTCACCGAGGCCACCGGCAGCGCCGGGCCCGCCTCGCTGATCGGACTCAGGCTCGCCAAGGGTGAGACCGGGCCGGGCCGTATCGTCTCACCGCGCACCGCCGGCTACCCCGCGGAGGAGCCGCCGCCGGAACACCCCAGCTCCCATGACTCCCGCCCGTCGCCCGACCACCACCCCTCAACGAGTCCCTCCGGGACGCAGCCAACATTGCCGAGCTCGGCCTCCGACCCGCAACACCCGGCAGGTCCGGTGTCCGAGGAGGGTGAGTGA
- the nuoF gene encoding NADH-quinone oxidoreductase subunit NuoF, with amino-acid sequence MTVTSEINETSPEKLLSPVLSSFWDQPDSWTLDTYHRHEGYQGLRKALAMDPDDVIAYVKDSGLRGRGGAGFPTGMKWQFIPQGDGKPHYLVVNADESEPGTCKDIPLLFANPHSLIEGIAIACHAIRSDHAFIYLRGEVVPVLRRLHEAVREAYEAGYLGQDALGPGKNLTVTVHAGAGAYICGEETALLDSLEGRRGMPRLRPPFPAVAGLYACPTVVNNVESIASVPAILNKGKDWFRSMGSEKSPGFTLYSLSGHVASPGQYEAPLGITLRQLLDMSGGMRPGHRLKFWTPGGSSTPLLTDEHLDVPLDYEGVATAGSMLGTKALQCFDETTCVVRAVTRWTEFYAHESCGKCTPCREGTYWLVQLLRDIEAGKGTMTDIDKIDDIADNINGKSFCALGDGAASPIFSSLNYFRAEYEQHITGRGCPFDPAKSTVWADQGDDGKNDNNAHQGVNA; translated from the coding sequence ATGACCGTGACCTCCGAAATCAATGAGACGAGCCCGGAGAAGCTGCTCAGCCCCGTGCTGTCGTCCTTCTGGGACCAGCCGGACTCCTGGACGCTGGACACCTACCACCGCCATGAGGGGTACCAGGGCCTGCGTAAGGCCCTCGCCATGGACCCCGACGATGTCATCGCCTACGTCAAGGACTCCGGGCTGCGCGGCCGGGGCGGCGCGGGCTTCCCGACCGGCATGAAGTGGCAGTTCATCCCGCAGGGCGACGGCAAGCCGCACTATCTCGTGGTCAACGCCGATGAGTCCGAGCCGGGCACCTGCAAGGACATCCCGCTGCTCTTCGCCAATCCGCATTCGCTGATCGAGGGCATCGCGATCGCCTGCCATGCGATCCGCTCGGACCACGCCTTCATCTATCTGCGCGGCGAGGTCGTCCCCGTACTGCGCCGACTGCATGAGGCCGTGCGGGAGGCATACGAGGCGGGCTATCTCGGCCAGGACGCCCTCGGCCCCGGCAAGAACCTCACCGTGACCGTGCACGCGGGCGCCGGCGCGTACATCTGCGGTGAGGAGACCGCTCTCCTCGACTCCCTCGAAGGACGCCGTGGCATGCCCCGGCTGCGTCCCCCCTTCCCCGCGGTCGCGGGCCTTTACGCATGTCCCACTGTCGTCAACAACGTGGAATCCATTGCCTCGGTTCCCGCGATCCTCAACAAGGGCAAGGACTGGTTCCGCTCCATGGGCAGCGAGAAGTCCCCGGGCTTCACGCTCTACTCGCTGAGCGGCCATGTCGCCAGCCCCGGCCAGTACGAGGCCCCGCTGGGCATCACCCTGCGCCAGCTGCTCGATATGAGCGGCGGCATGCGCCCGGGGCACCGGCTGAAGTTCTGGACGCCCGGCGGCTCCTCGACCCCGCTGCTCACCGATGAACATCTCGATGTGCCGCTCGACTACGAGGGCGTCGCCACCGCCGGGTCGATGCTCGGCACCAAGGCGTTGCAGTGCTTCGACGAGACCACCTGTGTCGTACGGGCCGTGACCCGCTGGACCGAGTTCTACGCCCATGAGTCCTGCGGCAAGTGCACCCCCTGCCGCGAAGGGACGTACTGGCTGGTCCAGTTGCTCCGCGATATCGAGGCGGGCAAGGGCACCATGACCGATATCGACAAGATCGACGACATCGCCGACAACATCAACGGCAAGTCCTTCTGCGCCCTCGGCGACGGCGCCGCCAGCCCGATCTTCTCCTCGCTCAACTACTTCCGGGCGGAGTACGAGCAGCACATCACCGGCCGTGGCTGCCCCTTCGACCCGGCGAAGTCCACGGTCTGGGCGGACCAGGGTGACGACGGCAAGAACGACAACAACGCTCACCAGGGGGTGAACGCGTGA
- a CDS encoding NADH-quinone oxidoreductase subunit G — protein MTVTTNAPSSGGGEAVPPEDLVSLTIDGIQISVPKGTLVIRAAELLGIEIPRFCDHPLLDPAGACRQCIVEVEGQRKPMASCTITCTDGMVVKSQLTSPVADKAQRGVMELLLINHPLDCPVCDKGGECPLQNQAMTAGDPETRFEGKKRTFEKPIPLSKQVLLDRERCVLCARCTRFSNEIAGDPMIELLERGALQQVGIGEGEPLESYFSGNTIQICPVGALTSSAYRFRARPFDLVSSPSVCEHCAGGCATRTDHRRGKVMRRLAENDPEVNEEWICDKGRFGFRYAQRPDRITTPLVRDPESGELATASWPEALAAAAEGLAGARGRTGVLTGGRLTVEDAYAYAKFARVALGTNDVDFRARVHSAEEADFLASQVAGRGRDLDRSGPTYTALEKAPAVLLAGIEAEEEAPGVFLRLRKAHRKRGQRTFALATHATRGLDKAGGTLLPAAPGSETEWLDALAGGAGLDEAGQQAAEALRNEGSVIIVGERLAAFPGALTAAVRAASATGATLVWIPRRAGERGAVEAGALPGLLPGGRPATDPRAREETAAAWGIAELPRGVGRDTGQIIEAAATGELAALLVGGVEVADLPDPARAIEALDAIGFLVSLEQRPSEVTERADVVLPVSTVVEKSGTFLNWEGRARPFEAAIKPDQMTRRFVFPDARALNMLADALARAEGADSRSHLGLPDVRTIRAEISTFQRLGTWDGPRATAPLETFQPPATPGKGQAVLAGHRMLLDQGRLQEGDDALAATRHETVARLSAATAESAGVQDGAQLRVTGPAGSVELTLRITAMPDQVVWLPLNSTGAGVHQDLGALPGELVTITAAAVDTPEVTA, from the coding sequence GTGACTGTGACCACCAACGCACCCTCCTCCGGTGGAGGAGAGGCGGTGCCGCCGGAGGATCTCGTCTCGCTGACGATCGACGGCATCCAGATCAGCGTGCCCAAGGGAACCCTGGTCATCCGCGCCGCGGAACTGCTCGGCATCGAGATCCCACGGTTCTGTGACCACCCGCTCCTCGACCCCGCGGGCGCCTGCCGCCAGTGCATCGTCGAGGTCGAGGGCCAGCGCAAGCCGATGGCGTCGTGCACCATCACCTGTACCGACGGCATGGTGGTCAAGTCCCAGCTCACCTCGCCGGTCGCGGACAAGGCCCAGCGTGGTGTGATGGAGCTGCTGCTCATCAACCACCCGCTGGACTGCCCCGTCTGCGACAAGGGCGGTGAGTGCCCGCTGCAGAACCAGGCCATGACCGCCGGTGACCCCGAGACCCGCTTCGAGGGCAAGAAGCGGACCTTTGAGAAGCCCATCCCCCTCTCCAAGCAGGTGCTGCTCGACCGGGAGCGCTGTGTGCTGTGCGCCCGCTGCACCCGCTTCTCCAACGAGATCGCGGGCGACCCGATGATCGAACTGCTGGAACGCGGCGCGCTTCAGCAGGTGGGCATCGGTGAAGGGGAGCCCCTGGAGTCGTACTTCTCCGGGAACACCATTCAGATCTGCCCGGTCGGCGCGCTGACCTCATCGGCGTACCGCTTCCGCGCCCGCCCCTTCGACCTGGTCTCCTCGCCGTCCGTCTGTGAGCACTGCGCCGGTGGCTGTGCGACCCGTACGGACCACCGCCGGGGCAAGGTCATGCGACGGCTCGCGGAGAACGACCCCGAGGTCAATGAGGAGTGGATCTGCGACAAGGGCCGCTTCGGTTTCCGCTACGCGCAGCGCCCGGACCGGATCACCACCCCGCTCGTCCGGGACCCGGAGAGCGGCGAGCTGGCGACGGCCAGCTGGCCGGAAGCGCTGGCGGCGGCGGCCGAAGGGCTGGCCGGTGCCCGGGGACGTACCGGGGTGCTGACCGGTGGGCGGCTCACCGTCGAAGACGCCTACGCCTACGCCAAGTTCGCCCGGGTCGCACTCGGCACCAATGATGTCGACTTCCGGGCCCGGGTACACAGCGCCGAGGAGGCCGACTTCCTCGCCTCCCAGGTAGCGGGCCGGGGCCGGGACCTGGACCGTTCCGGGCCCACCTACACCGCGCTGGAGAAGGCTCCGGCGGTACTGCTGGCCGGTATCGAGGCCGAGGAGGAGGCGCCCGGCGTCTTCCTCCGGCTGCGTAAGGCGCACCGTAAGCGCGGGCAGCGGACCTTCGCACTGGCCACCCACGCCACCCGGGGTCTGGACAAGGCGGGCGGGACCCTGCTGCCCGCCGCACCGGGCAGCGAGACCGAGTGGCTGGACGCCCTGGCGGGCGGGGCGGGGCTCGATGAGGCCGGACAGCAGGCCGCCGAGGCGCTGCGTAACGAAGGTTCCGTGATCATCGTCGGTGAGCGGCTGGCCGCCTTCCCCGGTGCGCTGACCGCCGCCGTACGGGCCGCCTCCGCCACCGGCGCGACGCTGGTGTGGATCCCGCGCCGGGCGGGGGAGCGGGGCGCCGTTGAGGCGGGCGCCCTGCCCGGCCTGCTGCCCGGTGGCCGCCCGGCCACCGACCCCCGCGCCCGGGAGGAGACCGCGGCCGCTTGGGGCATCGCCGAGCTGCCCCGCGGCGTGGGCCGGGACACCGGCCAGATCATCGAGGCCGCGGCCACCGGTGAGCTGGCGGCGCTGCTGGTCGGCGGGGTGGAAGTGGCCGATCTGCCCGACCCGGCACGGGCCATCGAGGCACTGGACGCGATCGGCTTCCTGGTCAGCCTGGAGCAGCGGCCGAGTGAGGTCACCGAGCGGGCCGATGTGGTGCTGCCGGTCTCGACGGTCGTCGAGAAGTCCGGCACCTTCCTCAACTGGGAAGGCCGCGCCCGGCCCTTCGAGGCCGCGATCAAACCGGACCAGATGACCCGCCGCTTTGTTTTCCCCGACGCCCGCGCGCTGAACATGCTCGCGGACGCGCTCGCCCGCGCCGAAGGCGCTGACAGCCGCAGCCATCTGGGGCTGCCGGACGTACGGACCATCCGTGCTGAAATCTCGACGTTTCAGCGGCTGGGCACCTGGGACGGCCCCCGGGCCACCGCACCCCTGGAGACCTTCCAGCCGCCGGCCACCCCCGGCAAGGGCCAGGCCGTACTGGCCGGGCACCGGATGCTGCTCGACCAGGGCCGTCTCCAGGAGGGCGATGACGCGCTCGCCGCGACCCGGCATGAGACGGTGGCCCGCCTCTCGGCGGCCACGGCCGAGTCGGCCGGTGTCCAGGACGGTGCGCAGCTGAGGGTCACGGGCCCGGCCGGGTCGGTGGAGCTGACGCTGCGGATCACGGCGATGCCGGACCAGGTGGTCTGGCTGCCGCTCAACTCCACCGGCGCCGGGGTGCACCAGGACCTCGGCGCGCTGCCCGGCGAGCTGGTGACCATCACGGCAGCGGCCGTGGACACCCCGGAGGTGACGGCATGA
- the nuoH gene encoding NADH-quinone oxidoreductase subunit NuoH: protein MTDMLAVEDLSMFGTDPLWLVLLKAVFCFAFLMVTVLISIVMERKVVAWMQLRIGPNRHGPWGMLQSLADGIKLMLKEDVVVKGADKAIYIMAPILGAIPAFMAIAVIPFGPAGNEVSIFGTRTAMQLTDLPVAVLYILATASIAGYGVVLAGWSSGSTYPLLGGIRATAQIISYEIAMGLSFAAVFLYSGSLSTSTIVGSQADTWFAVLLPISFVIYMVCMVGEAHRAPFDMPESEGDLVGGFNTEYSSIKFAMFMLAEYIHMVTLSAVAVTLFLGGWRAPAPISTYWEGANHGWWPLLWFVLKLNVLLFGFVWLRGTLPRVRYDQLMKLGWKVLIPVSLVWLMLVATVRAMRNEGYDFSQVILWVAGGIIALLLISFIADVFRDRAERQAAEEAAKAAAESPPEFDPMAGGYPVPPLPGQSLPPVPRRPSRQEQELVSTKESDDA from the coding sequence ATGACAGACATGCTCGCGGTGGAAGACCTCTCCATGTTCGGGACCGACCCGCTCTGGCTGGTCCTGCTCAAGGCGGTCTTCTGCTTCGCCTTCCTCATGGTGACGGTCCTCATCTCCATCGTGATGGAGCGCAAGGTCGTCGCCTGGATGCAGCTGCGCATCGGCCCCAACCGGCATGGCCCCTGGGGCATGCTCCAGTCGCTCGCCGACGGCATCAAGCTGATGCTCAAGGAAGATGTCGTCGTCAAGGGCGCCGACAAGGCCATCTACATCATGGCCCCGATCCTTGGCGCGATCCCGGCCTTTATGGCGATCGCGGTGATCCCGTTCGGCCCGGCCGGCAACGAGGTGTCCATCTTCGGCACCCGTACCGCGATGCAGCTGACCGATCTGCCGGTGGCGGTGCTCTACATCCTCGCCACCGCCTCCATCGCCGGTTACGGCGTGGTGCTGGCGGGCTGGTCCTCCGGCTCGACCTACCCGCTGCTGGGCGGCATCCGCGCCACGGCCCAGATCATCAGCTACGAGATCGCGATGGGCCTCAGCTTCGCCGCGGTCTTCCTCTACTCCGGCTCCCTGTCCACCTCGACGATCGTCGGTTCGCAGGCGGATACCTGGTTCGCGGTGCTGCTGCCGATCTCCTTCGTCATCTACATGGTGTGCATGGTCGGGGAGGCGCACCGTGCGCCCTTCGATATGCCGGAGTCCGAGGGCGACCTGGTCGGTGGCTTCAACACCGAGTACTCATCGATCAAGTTCGCGATGTTCATGCTCGCCGAGTACATCCATATGGTCACCCTTTCCGCCGTCGCGGTCACCCTCTTCCTGGGCGGTTGGCGGGCACCGGCGCCGATCTCGACGTACTGGGAAGGCGCCAACCACGGCTGGTGGCCGCTGCTGTGGTTCGTACTGAAGCTGAACGTGCTGCTGTTCGGCTTTGTCTGGCTGCGCGGCACGCTGCCCCGCGTCCGCTACGACCAGCTGATGAAGCTGGGCTGGAAGGTCCTGATCCCGGTCTCGCTGGTCTGGCTGATGCTGGTCGCCACCGTCCGGGCGATGCGGAACGAGGGCTACGACTTCTCCCAGGTGATTCTGTGGGTCGCCGGCGGAATCATCGCGCTGCTGCTGATCTCCTTTATCGCCGATGTCTTCCGGGACCGCGCGGAGCGGCAAGCCGCCGAGGAAGCGGCGAAGGCGGCCGCCGAGTCGCCACCGGAGTTCGACCCCATGGCAGGCGGCTATCCCGTGCCGCCCCTCCCCGGGCAGAGCCTGCCGCCCGTACCGCGCCGGCCGTCCCGCCAGGAGCAGGAGCTGGTCAGTACCAAGGAGTCCGACGATGCTTGA
- the nuoI gene encoding NADH-quinone oxidoreductase subunit NuoI, with protein MLDFLKPVAGFGVTFRAMFKRRLTEQYPEYKKPTAPRFHGRHQLNRHPDGLEKCIGCELCAWACPADAIYVEGADNTDEERYSPGERYGRVYQINYLRCILCGLCVEACPTRALTMTNDYELADRTRAGLIYTKEELLAGLEEGMVDSPHAIYPGMTEKDYYSGLVTEAAPGTERQVPLTEGEEPSAQRLSDDAEQPVASPASGARPSNTAGKEQPDEESHGGGNGAAGVRV; from the coding sequence ATGCTTGATTTCCTTAAGCCGGTGGCCGGCTTCGGCGTGACCTTCAGGGCCATGTTCAAGAGGCGGCTGACCGAGCAGTACCCGGAGTACAAGAAGCCCACCGCGCCGCGCTTCCACGGCCGTCACCAGCTCAACCGGCACCCGGACGGGCTGGAGAAGTGCATCGGCTGTGAGCTGTGCGCCTGGGCCTGCCCCGCCGACGCCATCTATGTCGAGGGCGCCGACAACACCGACGAGGAGCGCTACTCGCCGGGTGAGCGCTATGGGCGCGTCTACCAGATCAACTATCTGCGCTGCATCCTCTGCGGCCTGTGCGTCGAGGCGTGCCCGACCCGGGCGCTGACCATGACGAACGATTACGAACTCGCCGACCGGACCCGCGCGGGGCTCATCTACACCAAGGAAGAGCTGCTGGCCGGTCTTGAGGAGGGCATGGTCGACAGCCCGCACGCGATCTACCCGGGGATGACCGAGAAGGACTACTACAGCGGTCTGGTCACCGAGGCCGCACCCGGCACCGAGCGCCAGGTCCCGCTGACCGAGGGCGAAGAGCCCAGCGCCCAGCGGCTGTCGGACGACGCCGAGCAGCCGGTGGCCAGCCCCGCGAGCGGCGCCCGGCCCTCGAACACGGCCGGGAAGGAACAGCCGGACGAGGAGTCGCACGGCGGCGGCAACGGGGCTGCGGGGGTGCGGGTATGA
- a CDS encoding NADH-quinone oxidoreductase subunit J translates to MSTDLLAATTSTGEATQFYVLGVIAVAGALGTVLMRRAVHSALCLATTMVILAIFYLANGAYFLGVVQIVVYTGAVMMLFLFVLMLVGVTTADSLKETLKGQRWLAAACALGLGILLIAGIGQASLGTFNGLGEANAAHGGNVPGIAEKLFTEYVVAFEVTGILLTISALGATLLTHRERTEVAKSQRERAEERVRAGKQLPPLPTPGVYARHNAVDRPGLLPDGTTSELTVNPTLRERGQVREVSAETLARLAALEQRTADYHGQQNAGNGDNSLNGDEGGNGERGERGEEAPQ, encoded by the coding sequence ATGAGCACGGATCTGCTGGCGGCCACCACCTCGACCGGCGAAGCGACGCAGTTCTATGTGCTGGGTGTCATCGCCGTGGCCGGCGCGCTCGGGACCGTACTGATGCGCCGGGCCGTGCACTCGGCGCTCTGCCTCGCCACGACCATGGTGATCCTGGCGATCTTCTATCTCGCCAACGGCGCCTACTTCCTCGGCGTCGTCCAGATCGTCGTCTACACCGGCGCGGTCATGATGCTCTTCCTCTTTGTGCTGATGCTCGTCGGTGTGACCACCGCCGACTCGCTCAAGGAGACCCTGAAGGGCCAGCGCTGGCTGGCCGCCGCCTGCGCACTGGGCCTGGGCATCCTGCTGATCGCCGGGATCGGCCAGGCCTCACTGGGCACCTTCAACGGACTGGGCGAGGCCAACGCCGCGCACGGCGGCAATGTCCCCGGCATCGCCGAGAAGCTGTTCACCGAGTACGTCGTCGCCTTTGAGGTCACCGGCATCCTGCTCACCATCTCCGCCCTCGGGGCCACGCTCCTCACTCACCGGGAGCGGACCGAGGTGGCCAAGTCGCAGCGGGAACGGGCCGAGGAGCGGGTACGCGCGGGCAAGCAGCTGCCGCCGCTGCCCACCCCCGGCGTCTACGCCCGGCACAACGCCGTCGACCGTCCGGGTCTGCTCCCGGACGGCACCACGTCCGAACTGACCGTCAACCCGACGCTCCGCGAGCGCGGCCAGGTCCGCGAGGTCAGCGCCGAGACACTGGCCCGACTGGCCGCGCTGGAACAGCGCACCGCCGACTACCACGGCCAGCAAAACGCCGGCAATGGTGACAACAGCCTCAATGGTGACGAGGGCGGCAACGGCGAACGCGGTGAACGCGGCGAGGAGGCCCCCCAGTGA
- the nuoK gene encoding NADH-quinone oxidoreductase subunit NuoK codes for MNPVNYLYLAALLFTVGASGVLIRRNAIVVFMSVELMLNAANLSLVSFSRMHGNLDGQIMAFFVMVVAAAEVVVGLAIIVMLYRSRHSASVDDASLMKL; via the coding sequence GTGAATCCCGTGAACTACCTCTATCTGGCCGCTTTGCTGTTCACCGTCGGCGCCTCCGGAGTGCTGATCCGGCGTAACGCCATCGTGGTCTTTATGAGCGTCGAGCTGATGCTGAACGCGGCGAATCTGTCGTTGGTCTCGTTCTCCCGCATGCACGGCAATCTCGACGGCCAGATCATGGCGTTCTTTGTCATGGTCGTCGCCGCCGCCGAAGTCGTGGTCGGGCTGGCGATCATCGTGATGCTCTACCGCTCCCGCCACTCGGCCTCGGTCGACGACGCCAGCCTGATGAAGCTGTAA